The following proteins come from a genomic window of Paenibacillus wynnii:
- a CDS encoding small acid-soluble spore protein SspI: protein MPVTIDLRQAIIHKVKGQSEADLRDMIEGSVDGPEAALPGLGAVFEMMWKNLDTLKQDNLVTLLHEHLSTITPGSITS, encoded by the coding sequence ATGCCGGTTACCATTGATTTGCGCCAAGCGATCATCCATAAAGTGAAAGGTCAATCCGAAGCCGATTTGCGGGACATGATTGAAGGCTCTGTGGATGGACCTGAAGCTGCTCTTCCCGGACTTGGAGCTGTGTTCGAAATGATGTGGAAGAACCTTGATACCTTGAAACAAGATAACCTTGTCACTTTATTACATGAACATCTGAGTACCATAACACCCGGATCTATCACTTCTTAA
- the galA gene encoding beta-galactosidase GalA, with amino-acid sequence MRFETARNKRLFDENWSFYKGDIRIPHAVKAGMTGGITDCGSIREGEWLEIAFNDKGMGKEQLEWASLSLPHDWCVEQQYVQDESLGSRDGSHGYLPGGIGFYRKSFELPAEAAGRKWSVTFDGVSGTSTVWVNGHLIGENRGGYIGFAYDLSDVLRYGDEGRNVILVKVDATECEGWWYEGCGIYRHVWLEETDLLHVVEYGTYITTPEATTQQALVHIHTRIHNDYTESRSVSLLTEIYNGAGVQICAKSVQAYADWYGETELEQMFQVDQPTLWSPDSPYLYKAVSILEYNGAEVDRYETVFGIRSIRFDADEGFFLNEEPLIIKGTCNHQDFAGVGVALPNSLIEYKLRLLKEMGANAYRSAHHPPTPELLDICDRIGMLVMDENRKLDSSPNGLSQLKRMILRDRNHPSVIIWNLENEEVLEGTVTGARILKTLADTTRKIDPTRPTSAAMNHGWNENGYNDVVDITGYNYGHRDHLDIRDHEQYPDRLMIGSECASYTVTRGTYEDDPVRGYCSEYGTNIPSWGCNPQQAWSDMVNHRFLTGVFMWTGFDYRGEPTPYQWPCVNSHFGLMDTCGFPKDSYYYMQAVWKDEPMVHLLPHWNWPGSEGKRIEVRVFSNTETVELILNGRSLGQQAVDRTGYLSWEVIYEPGEIKAIGRRGGLTVAEKAAVTAGQPVQIRLYPDRLAASADGSDTIPVRVAVLDGQGHVVPTADNEIRFEVVGAGQLLGVGNGNPSSHEPDKAEVRRVFNGWCLALIQASAEAGTITVRAVSTGLAAAEVVLSNL; translated from the coding sequence GTGAGGTTTGAAACAGCGAGAAACAAAAGGTTGTTTGATGAGAACTGGAGCTTTTACAAAGGAGATATCCGCATTCCCCATGCAGTCAAGGCTGGAATGACGGGCGGTATTACCGACTGCGGTTCTATCCGCGAGGGGGAATGGCTAGAGATCGCTTTTAACGATAAAGGGATGGGCAAGGAGCAACTGGAATGGGCTTCTCTTTCTCTGCCGCATGACTGGTGTGTGGAGCAGCAGTATGTTCAGGATGAGTCGCTGGGTTCCAGGGATGGGAGCCACGGTTATTTGCCTGGCGGAATCGGCTTTTATCGCAAAAGCTTTGAGCTGCCGGCAGAGGCAGCCGGCCGCAAGTGGTCGGTGACCTTCGACGGAGTCTCCGGAACCAGCACCGTATGGGTTAACGGACATTTGATCGGCGAGAATCGGGGAGGATATATCGGATTTGCTTATGACCTGTCGGATGTGCTCCGTTATGGGGATGAAGGCCGGAATGTCATTCTTGTTAAAGTAGACGCGACGGAATGTGAAGGCTGGTGGTATGAGGGGTGCGGTATTTACCGCCATGTCTGGCTGGAAGAGACAGACCTCCTGCACGTAGTCGAGTACGGAACGTATATTACGACACCGGAAGCCACGACACAGCAGGCATTGGTGCATATCCATACCCGTATCCACAATGATTACACAGAGAGCAGATCGGTATCCCTGCTGACGGAGATCTATAATGGAGCCGGAGTACAGATCTGTGCCAAGTCGGTACAAGCCTATGCCGATTGGTACGGTGAAACGGAGCTTGAGCAGATGTTCCAGGTGGACCAGCCGACATTGTGGTCTCCAGATTCACCTTATCTCTATAAGGCGGTATCCATCTTGGAGTATAACGGTGCGGAGGTAGACCGGTATGAGACGGTTTTCGGCATCCGCAGCATTCGCTTCGATGCGGATGAGGGTTTTTTCCTGAACGAAGAACCGCTGATTATCAAAGGCACCTGCAATCATCAGGATTTCGCCGGAGTGGGTGTGGCGCTGCCGAACAGTCTGATTGAATACAAGTTGAGACTGCTGAAGGAGATGGGGGCCAATGCCTACCGCAGTGCGCACCATCCGCCGACCCCCGAGCTTCTGGATATCTGCGACCGGATCGGAATGTTGGTCATGGACGAGAACCGCAAGCTTGACAGCAGCCCAAATGGCTTATCCCAGCTGAAGCGGATGATCCTCCGGGACCGCAATCATCCGTCGGTGATCATCTGGAATCTGGAGAATGAAGAGGTGCTCGAAGGAACCGTAACGGGGGCCCGCATTTTGAAGACCCTCGCGGATACGACCCGGAAGATAGATCCGACACGGCCGACCTCTGCAGCGATGAATCACGGCTGGAACGAGAACGGCTACAATGATGTTGTTGATATCACGGGCTACAATTACGGGCACCGGGATCATCTGGATATCAGGGACCATGAGCAATATCCTGACCGTCTGATGATTGGCAGTGAATGTGCCAGCTATACGGTGACTCGGGGAACCTATGAGGATGATCCCGTACGAGGCTACTGTTCCGAATACGGCACGAACATTCCCTCATGGGGCTGCAACCCGCAACAGGCGTGGAGCGATATGGTGAATCACCGTTTTTTGACGGGAGTCTTCATGTGGACCGGCTTCGATTACCGCGGAGAGCCGACTCCTTATCAGTGGCCTTGTGTGAACTCGCATTTTGGGCTGATGGATACCTGCGGCTTCCCCAAAGACAGTTATTACTACATGCAGGCGGTCTGGAAGGACGAGCCGATGGTTCATCTGCTGCCGCACTGGAATTGGCCCGGGTCAGAAGGCAAGCGGATTGAGGTCCGAGTGTTCTCTAACACAGAAACGGTAGAGCTGATTCTGAATGGGAGAAGCCTGGGGCAGCAGGCGGTCGACCGGACCGGGTATTTGTCTTGGGAAGTCATTTATGAGCCGGGAGAAATAAAAGCAATAGGCAGACGCGGCGGACTGACGGTTGCCGAGAAAGCGGCAGTTACCGCAGGCCAACCGGTTCAGATCCGCTTGTACCCGGACCGGCTGGCGGCGAGTGCGGACGGTTCGGATACAATTCCGGTCCGGGTTGCCGTGCTGGACGGGCAGGGACATGTCGTTCCGACGGCTGATAATGAAATCCGCTTTGAGGTGGTAGGCGCCGGTCAGCTTCTCGGCGTAGGTAACGGCAACCCGAGCAGCCATGAGCCGGATAAGGCTGAGGTGCGCCGGGTGTTTAACGGCTGGTGCCTGGCGCTGATTCAGGCTTCCGCTGAAGCGGGTACAATTACAGTGAGAGCCGTATCTACGGGCCTTGCCGCGGCAGAAGTGGTGCTATCAAACCTCTGA
- a CDS encoding copper amine oxidase N-terminal domain-containing protein, translating into MKLKVLKIISLSCVLAMGITNMASAATPSTQKALTHLKVNQYYILYTAPKAPYIDTKQRLMVPLRSISELLGAEVTYNAKSKMANIVFSNHQLRLTSDSKAAYLNDMKITMDTVPVIYENSMIIPLKIILDAFQIKANLNSAYGYINIQDSRLLKTRMFSNFEEFDSSMNSLVDDEEAFVPLQTKITTTAGKSDQAVQVTITAQNITEKSIPTGREDLHPVFLTKGKYLLDSDGAWPDSKARIRPSVKKDEKIQRSWDFSVQNNDPLLYILVKGRTFSQSINN; encoded by the coding sequence ATGAAATTGAAAGTATTGAAGATTATTTCTTTATCATGTGTTCTAGCAATGGGCATAACAAATATGGCGAGCGCAGCAACTCCGTCAACTCAAAAAGCTCTGACTCATTTAAAGGTTAATCAATATTATATTTTGTATACAGCTCCTAAAGCTCCATACATTGACACTAAACAAAGATTGATGGTTCCGCTTCGTTCCATTAGTGAGTTGCTTGGTGCTGAAGTCACGTATAATGCCAAATCAAAGATGGCTAACATTGTATTTAGCAATCACCAGCTCCGGCTGACAAGTGATTCTAAAGCTGCCTATTTGAATGACATGAAGATCACAATGGATACCGTTCCAGTCATTTATGAGAACTCCATGATTATTCCTCTAAAAATAATACTCGATGCCTTCCAAATCAAGGCTAATTTGAACTCTGCTTACGGCTACATCAACATTCAAGACAGTCGTCTGTTAAAAACAAGAATGTTCAGCAATTTTGAAGAATTTGATTCGTCTATGAACAGCTTAGTCGATGATGAAGAAGCGTTCGTACCTTTGCAGACAAAAATCACCACTACTGCGGGAAAATCTGACCAAGCGGTACAAGTTACTATTACAGCACAGAATATTACTGAGAAGAGTATTCCAACTGGCAGAGAAGACCTTCATCCTGTATTTTTAACAAAAGGAAAATACTTGCTTGATTCGGATGGGGCATGGCCAGATTCCAAGGCGCGAATTCGTCCTTCAGTGAAAAAAGACGAAAAGATTCAGCGATCATGGGATTTCAGTGTCCAGAATAATGATCCGCTGCTATATATCTTAGTCAAGGGTAGAACATTTAGCCAATCCATAAACAATTGA
- a CDS encoding potassium channel family protein, which translates to MAKKQYAVIGMGRFGSSIAKALSGMGFDVLAIDSDEHRTQEISNIVTHAVTADSTDEEALRALGIRNFDVVVVAIGEDIQSSILTTLILKDLGVPAILVKAKSELHGKVLSKIGADKIIYPERDMGLRVAHHLASPNILDYIELSPDYSILDMKVSGTMLGKNLQELDIRAKFGCNVMAIRQGAEMNISPRAEERLVEGDVLVIVGRKENLAKLELAYL; encoded by the coding sequence ATGGCCAAAAAACAGTATGCCGTCATTGGTATGGGGCGTTTCGGGTCAAGCATTGCCAAGGCGCTGAGTGGCATGGGGTTTGATGTGCTGGCAATTGATTCAGATGAACATCGGACACAGGAGATATCGAATATTGTAACTCATGCTGTAACTGCAGATTCCACGGATGAAGAGGCTCTTCGAGCATTGGGGATCCGGAATTTTGACGTAGTCGTTGTGGCGATTGGTGAAGACATTCAATCTAGCATTTTGACCACACTTATTCTGAAGGACCTCGGTGTGCCTGCGATTCTAGTCAAAGCTAAGAGTGAGCTGCATGGTAAAGTACTAAGCAAAATTGGTGCGGATAAAATCATTTACCCTGAGCGGGATATGGGATTACGTGTAGCGCATCACTTAGCCTCACCTAATATTCTTGATTATATTGAATTGTCTCCAGATTATAGCATTCTGGATATGAAGGTATCGGGAACCATGCTGGGCAAGAACCTGCAGGAGTTGGATATCCGCGCAAAGTTTGGCTGTAACGTAATGGCTATTCGTCAGGGAGCTGAAATGAATATTTCACCCCGTGCGGAGGAACGATTAGTTGAAGGTGATGTACTGGTTATTGTTGGCCGGAAAGAAAATCTGGCGAAGTTGGAACTGGCTTATCTATAG
- a CDS encoding peptide chain release factor 3, with translation MNKAIDQKLQKEVDKRRTFAIISHPDAGKTTLTEKLLLFGGAIRLAGTVKARKASKHATSDWMEIEKQRGISVTSSVMQFDYLDHRVNILDTPGHQDFSEDTYRTLTAADSAVMLIDVAKGVETQTVKLFQVCAKRGIPIFTFINKLDREGRSPFDLMEELENVLGIRSVPMNWPIGSGRELCGVYDRMKNQVELFQGDDHSVIRVQKVESYRDPIIREMAGEYLHDQLCQDLELLDVAGDPFDYDKVLRGEITPVFFGSAINNFGVQTFLDNFLDLAPKPEPRRSTIGSIEPTNEKFTGYVFKIQANMNPAHRDRIAFLRIVSGKFERGMSVKHVRAGKDIKLSQPQQFLAQDRDIVEEAYPGDIIGLFDPGIFRIGDTLSQAGDMEFDELPTFSPEIFAKVSIKNALKSKQFQKGIDQLTEEGMIQVFRTVSFDDILLGVVGQLQFEVFEYRMKGEYGVDIQLQRMTYQFARWIVDEENKPDPSKFRINSTLVTDKKGNYVVLFENEYAMRTAVDKNPTAKFLETAP, from the coding sequence ATGAACAAAGCTATCGATCAGAAGCTGCAGAAGGAAGTGGATAAACGCAGAACCTTTGCGATCATTTCCCACCCGGATGCGGGTAAAACTACTCTAACGGAGAAGCTGTTGTTATTCGGCGGCGCTATTCGTCTAGCGGGAACGGTTAAAGCTCGTAAAGCGAGCAAGCATGCAACAAGTGACTGGATGGAAATTGAAAAGCAACGGGGGATTTCGGTTACTTCTTCCGTAATGCAATTCGACTATTTGGATCACCGCGTTAATATTTTGGACACACCGGGTCACCAGGATTTCAGTGAAGACACCTATCGTACGCTTACCGCTGCGGACAGTGCAGTCATGCTGATTGACGTTGCCAAGGGTGTGGAAACACAGACAGTCAAGCTGTTCCAGGTATGCGCCAAACGTGGAATTCCAATCTTTACGTTCATTAATAAATTGGACCGCGAAGGACGTAGCCCATTCGACTTGATGGAAGAGCTGGAGAATGTATTAGGAATTCGTTCAGTTCCCATGAACTGGCCTATTGGCAGCGGACGTGAGCTGTGCGGCGTGTATGACCGAATGAAGAATCAGGTAGAGTTGTTCCAAGGAGATGATCACTCCGTAATTAGGGTGCAGAAGGTTGAAAGCTACCGCGATCCAATCATTCGTGAAATGGCGGGAGAATACCTGCATGATCAGCTCTGTCAGGATCTGGAGCTGCTTGATGTAGCGGGCGACCCTTTTGATTATGATAAAGTGCTTCGGGGAGAGATTACACCTGTATTCTTCGGGAGTGCTATTAATAACTTTGGAGTACAGACCTTCTTGGACAACTTCCTAGATCTTGCACCGAAGCCGGAACCTCGCCGTAGTACTATAGGCAGCATAGAGCCGACCAATGAGAAATTTACGGGCTATGTCTTCAAAATTCAGGCGAATATGAACCCGGCTCATCGTGACCGGATTGCGTTCCTGCGGATTGTATCCGGTAAATTCGAGCGCGGAATGAGTGTAAAGCATGTTCGTGCCGGTAAGGACATTAAGCTGTCCCAGCCGCAGCAGTTTTTGGCGCAGGATCGCGATATTGTAGAGGAAGCATATCCTGGCGATATCATCGGACTGTTCGATCCAGGTATTTTCCGGATAGGAGATACATTAAGCCAAGCTGGGGATATGGAGTTTGATGAGCTTCCTACGTTCTCACCTGAGATATTTGCTAAGGTAAGCATCAAAAACGCTTTGAAATCAAAGCAGTTCCAAAAGGGAATCGATCAGTTGACAGAAGAGGGCATGATCCAAGTGTTCCGTACGGTCAGCTTTGATGATATTCTGCTGGGTGTGGTTGGACAACTGCAATTCGAGGTATTCGAATACCGCATGAAGGGTGAATACGGCGTAGATATCCAACTGCAACGGATGACCTATCAGTTCGCACGCTGGATTGTGGACGAGGAGAATAAACCAGATCCGAGTAAATTCCGTATTAACTCTACACTTGTAACGGATAAAAAGGGGAACTACGTTGTTCTCTTCGAGAATGAATACGCGATGCGTACCGCGGTTGATAAGAACCCGACGGCTAAGTTCCTGGAGACTGCACCTTAA
- the zwf gene encoding glucose-6-phosphate dehydrogenase, protein MAENQTLDALQTPGAVFFIFGATGDLARRKLFPAIYSLYREGKLAQDFAVIGVARRPRTQEEFRSDIRESIREFCRYQAGDESEWIEFVEHFEYKSLDINNIGGFRELRAQTEVLEEKFHIPGNRLFYLALAPELFGSVSFNLKEGGMLDSTGWNRLVIEKPFGYDLESAEKLNEQIRQVFKEEEVYRIDHYLGKEMVQNIEVIRFANAFFEPLWNNKHIANIQITLGETVGVEDRGGYYDNAGALRDMGQNHILQLLTMIAMEPPSRLLAEDIRDEKVKVLRSLRPYASSDEVRENVVRGQYTQGLHKGKSLPAYRQEDKVDPESNTETYFAARVSVDNFRWAGVPFYIRTGKHLPVKTTEVVVEFKGMPTNVYLGQKHKLEPNLLVIRVNPMEGIYVKINAKKPGSESDIQPLAMDFCQSCMIGINSPEAYERLLHDATRGDSTYFTRWDEVSSAWSFVDRIAKAWREDSSDLASYPAGSWGPVEADKLLAKDGFHWWPVNGQEEDNVVWQVNS, encoded by the coding sequence ATGGCTGAAAATCAAACCCTTGATGCACTGCAAACACCCGGTGCTGTATTTTTTATTTTTGGGGCAACCGGAGATTTAGCCCGACGTAAGCTTTTTCCGGCGATTTACAGCTTGTACCGCGAAGGTAAGCTGGCGCAGGATTTTGCAGTTATCGGCGTGGCGCGGCGTCCGCGTACTCAGGAAGAATTTAGAAGTGATATCAGAGAATCTATTCGTGAATTCTGCCGTTATCAAGCAGGCGATGAGAGTGAATGGATCGAATTTGTAGAGCATTTTGAATACAAATCTCTGGATATTAACAATATTGGCGGGTTCCGTGAATTACGTGCCCAAACCGAAGTGCTTGAGGAGAAGTTCCACATTCCAGGCAATCGTCTTTTCTATCTGGCCTTGGCTCCTGAGTTATTCGGCAGCGTGTCGTTCAACCTTAAAGAAGGTGGAATGCTGGATAGTACAGGCTGGAACCGTCTTGTTATTGAGAAGCCTTTCGGTTATGACTTGGAGTCGGCAGAGAAGCTGAACGAGCAAATCCGCCAAGTGTTTAAGGAAGAAGAAGTTTACCGGATTGACCATTACCTGGGTAAGGAAATGGTACAGAACATTGAAGTGATCCGTTTTGCTAATGCCTTTTTCGAACCTCTCTGGAATAATAAGCATATTGCGAATATTCAGATTACACTGGGTGAAACGGTGGGTGTAGAAGATCGCGGAGGTTACTACGACAATGCTGGAGCTTTGCGGGATATGGGTCAAAACCACATTCTGCAGCTGTTGACTATGATCGCCATGGAGCCGCCAAGCCGTCTATTGGCCGAAGATATCCGTGATGAGAAGGTGAAGGTATTACGTTCATTACGTCCTTACGCTTCATCTGATGAAGTCCGTGAGAATGTCGTACGTGGACAATATACCCAAGGCTTGCATAAAGGAAAATCTCTTCCTGCCTATCGTCAGGAGGACAAAGTAGATCCTGAATCCAATACCGAAACCTACTTTGCTGCTCGAGTATCTGTGGACAACTTCCGCTGGGCGGGTGTTCCTTTCTATATTCGTACCGGCAAGCATCTTCCGGTGAAGACGACGGAAGTGGTTGTAGAATTCAAAGGTATGCCTACCAATGTGTATTTAGGACAAAAGCATAAGCTCGAACCTAACTTGCTTGTTATTCGTGTGAATCCGATGGAAGGCATCTATGTCAAAATTAATGCCAAGAAGCCGGGTTCGGAGTCGGATATTCAGCCGTTGGCTATGGATTTCTGCCAGAGCTGTATGATTGGCATCAATTCGCCGGAAGCCTACGAGCGTTTGCTCCATGATGCAACTCGCGGAGATTCGACGTATTTCACCCGTTGGGATGAAGTATCGTCGGCATGGTCCTTTGTTGACCGTATCGCGAAGGCGTGGAGGGAAGATTCCAGTGATCTAGCTTCCTATCCTGCAGGTTCTTGGGGGCCGGTCGAGGCAGATAAACTTCTGGCTAAAGACGGTTTCCACTGGTGGCCGGTAAACGGTCAAGAAGAAGATAATGTGGTATGGCAGGTAAATAGCTAA
- a CDS encoding peptide ABC transporter substrate-binding protein → MKKLLHVLLALGLLLCINITEGEGASAAVAKQVFRIGVDAIPTVLDPAPTVNDTASSVIKGLFEGLVRLNETGQTVPGIAKSWKISNDGKTYTFTLRSSAKWSNQQPVKASDFEYAWKRALSPQATNGLAFKMFMIAGAESYHNGIQKDASKVGIKALNDYTLQVTLAEKNYAFIQLLAENIYLPVNATVVKVNKNWASSTKSVVTNGPYKLAALDNHKVVLTKNPNYYAAKEIQFSEVQFLVPAAGQPSNTAAYLDDKLDWIGGGETTAIDYSLLGAEVLNEKYEFPYAGLYYYQFNLNKAPFNNIKIRKALAMAVDRESLPYGTPAYGNVAPTIHGVKQPFRSEIADSVYFNQDLKMAKKLLQEGLQEEGLTKLPKFNIIVNEEQNHDLVAQFIISVWKENLGIEANVEVQSWNELLDNRYSQNFTVARAGWRADYNDPATFLEYFTSWSEDNDSGWSNKQYDSYLRQARQTQEPAERMQFYAKAEKLLMDKMIILPLYYYAADVLAKPNVNNVYINFDGSIAFTRGYLK, encoded by the coding sequence ATGAAGAAATTGCTTCATGTACTTTTGGCTTTGGGTCTGCTTTTGTGTATCAATATTACAGAAGGCGAGGGTGCATCGGCAGCTGTAGCGAAACAGGTCTTTAGAATTGGTGTGGATGCTATTCCTACTGTGCTTGATCCTGCCCCAACGGTTAACGATACGGCATCTTCAGTCATTAAAGGTTTGTTCGAAGGCTTAGTCCGTCTAAATGAAACCGGTCAGACCGTACCGGGCATAGCTAAGTCTTGGAAAATATCCAATGACGGCAAAACGTACACCTTCACGCTACGTTCCAGTGCCAAATGGAGTAACCAGCAGCCTGTAAAGGCCTCGGATTTCGAATATGCTTGGAAACGGGCTTTGTCCCCACAAGCTACCAATGGACTGGCTTTCAAAATGTTTATGATTGCCGGGGCAGAGAGCTATCACAACGGTATACAGAAGGACGCCTCAAAAGTAGGGATCAAGGCGCTGAACGATTACACGCTTCAAGTGACTCTTGCAGAGAAAAATTATGCTTTCATTCAGTTGCTTGCGGAAAATATCTACCTTCCGGTTAATGCAACAGTGGTCAAAGTCAATAAAAACTGGGCAAGCAGCACAAAGTCCGTGGTAACAAACGGTCCATACAAGCTGGCAGCATTGGACAATCATAAGGTCGTCTTGACCAAGAATCCCAACTATTATGCAGCTAAGGAGATTCAATTCTCAGAAGTTCAATTTCTTGTTCCAGCTGCGGGACAGCCTTCGAATACAGCTGCTTACTTGGACGACAAGCTAGACTGGATCGGTGGCGGGGAAACTACTGCTATTGATTATAGTCTCCTAGGTGCTGAAGTCTTAAATGAGAAATATGAGTTTCCGTACGCTGGACTCTATTACTATCAATTTAACTTGAACAAAGCTCCTTTTAATAATATTAAGATTAGAAAAGCTTTAGCTATGGCTGTTGATCGGGAGAGCTTACCCTACGGTACACCAGCCTATGGTAACGTTGCTCCGACTATTCATGGTGTTAAACAACCTTTTCGTTCAGAGATAGCGGATAGTGTTTATTTCAACCAGGATCTTAAAATGGCCAAGAAGCTACTGCAAGAGGGCTTACAAGAAGAAGGCTTAACGAAGCTGCCGAAGTTCAACATTATAGTGAATGAAGAGCAAAACCATGACCTGGTAGCCCAGTTCATCATTTCCGTTTGGAAAGAAAATTTAGGGATTGAGGCAAATGTTGAGGTTCAGAGTTGGAATGAACTGTTGGATAACCGCTACAGTCAGAACTTTACGGTGGCTAGAGCAGGATGGAGAGCGGACTATAATGATCCTGCTACATTCTTGGAATATTTCACTTCATGGAGTGAGGACAACGATTCCGGCTGGAGCAATAAGCAATATGACAGCTATCTGAGACAAGCACGGCAAACACAAGAACCCGCTGAGCGGATGCAGTTTTATGCCAAAGCTGAAAAATTGCTCATGGATAAAATGATCATCCTCCCACTTTACTATTATGCGGCTGATGTTCTAGCAAAACCGAATGTTAATAATGTGTATATAAACTTTGATGGTTCGATAGCTTTTACAAGAGGTTATCTTAAATAA
- a CDS encoding TrmH family RNA methyltransferase yields MEIMSPQNTRVKEWAGLQEKKHRDKARKYIVEGVHLVQEALMAEADVECLAYDLEKGVPAELKKLLQSVQGMEVIGVTAAIISKCSSTNTPQPVFAIIRKEQQGLEAILSKPDSLVVVLDGVQDPGNVGTIIRSADAAGADGVILGLGCADLFNPKTIRSTMGSMFHLPVVEGDLSDILPQAADRGALLVSTSLQGEESCYQHDFHGSQWLLIGSEGKGISAETAQLVDKSIIIPMSGRAESLNAAMAATILLFEARRQRG; encoded by the coding sequence ATGGAAATTATGTCTCCCCAGAATACTCGGGTTAAAGAGTGGGCTGGGCTTCAGGAGAAAAAACATCGTGATAAAGCCCGTAAATATATTGTTGAAGGCGTGCACTTAGTTCAAGAGGCGCTAATGGCTGAGGCAGATGTAGAATGTCTTGCGTATGACCTCGAAAAAGGGGTGCCTGCTGAGCTGAAAAAACTCCTGCAATCGGTTCAGGGGATGGAAGTTATTGGTGTCACGGCAGCCATCATATCTAAATGCAGCAGCACAAATACACCGCAGCCCGTATTCGCAATCATCCGAAAGGAACAGCAAGGGTTGGAAGCCATCCTGTCGAAGCCGGATAGTCTGGTTGTTGTACTGGATGGAGTTCAAGATCCCGGCAATGTAGGCACAATCATCCGTAGCGCAGATGCTGCTGGAGCGGATGGAGTGATCCTTGGGCTTGGCTGTGCCGACCTTTTTAATCCTAAAACTATACGTTCAACAATGGGCTCGATGTTCCATCTTCCGGTGGTGGAAGGCGACTTGAGTGATATCCTGCCACAGGCAGCCGATCGCGGTGCCTTGTTGGTCAGTACTTCTCTGCAAGGAGAAGAGTCTTGCTATCAGCATGACTTCCACGGCAGCCAATGGCTGCTCATTGGAAGCGAAGGCAAGGGCATTTCAGCAGAAACAGCGCAACTCGTAGATAAAAGCATCATCATCCCTATGTCGGGACGGGCTGAATCGCTGAATGCAGCGATGGCAGCTACGATTTTACTGTTTGAGGCTCGGCGGCAGCGGGGTTAG